One Orrella dioscoreae genomic window carries:
- a CDS encoding acyltransferase domain-containing protein → MTFAVLCPGQGAQHPEMLARLMDSAAARAVFDAADVALGAGWRDAATDPSRLFLNRDAQPLICLSQLAAWRALNEGELPRVTAFAGYSAGEVSAHACAGVFDAAGLARVAAGRARLMDDVAPAGTGLLALRGIGREQAVALGAPSGVMLAIATGEDACVMGGPQAGLANVAEEAQAMGVQVTCLKVGLASHTSYLHDAVAGLRDLLSKSVVSAPQVPVIAGIDASRVTTTAQGIESLSRQVAQTIEWASCMDALHERGCRVFIELGPGSGLSRMLRERHADVAARSLDEFQSVAGARAWLARECDAMSN, encoded by the coding sequence ATGACGTTCGCCGTCCTGTGTCCGGGGCAGGGTGCGCAGCACCCCGAGATGCTGGCCCGCCTGATGGACAGCGCGGCGGCCCGCGCGGTCTTCGATGCCGCCGACGTGGCGCTGGGCGCCGGTTGGCGGGATGCGGCGACGGATCCGTCACGCCTCTTCCTGAACCGGGATGCGCAGCCACTCATCTGCCTGTCGCAGTTGGCGGCGTGGCGCGCCTTGAACGAAGGTGAGCTGCCGCGCGTGACGGCGTTCGCCGGCTACAGCGCGGGCGAGGTGTCGGCGCATGCCTGCGCGGGCGTCTTCGATGCCGCCGGGCTGGCGCGCGTCGCGGCGGGCAGGGCGCGTCTCATGGACGACGTGGCGCCTGCCGGCACGGGCCTGCTGGCCTTGCGCGGCATCGGGCGGGAGCAGGCGGTCGCGCTGGGTGCGCCATCTGGCGTGATGCTGGCGATTGCGACAGGCGAGGATGCCTGCGTGATGGGCGGGCCACAGGCAGGCCTGGCGAACGTGGCTGAAGAGGCGCAAGCGATGGGCGTGCAGGTCACGTGTTTGAAGGTCGGACTGGCGTCGCACACGTCCTATTTGCACGATGCCGTGGCGGGTTTGCGCGATCTGTTGAGCAAGAGTGTCGTAAGCGCGCCGCAAGTTCCTGTCATCGCGGGCATCGATGCGAGCCGCGTCACGACGACCGCGCAAGGCATCGAATCGCTGTCGCGCCAAGTGGCGCAAACCATTGAATGGGCAAGCTGCATGGATGCCCTCCATGAGCGTGGATGCCGCGTATTCATTGAGCTTGGGCCGGGTAGCGGCCTGTCGCGCATGCTGCGTGAACGTCACGCCGATGTGGCCGCGCGATCGCTCGACGAGTTCCAATCCGTCGCCGGCGCGCGCGCCTGGCTGGCGCGAGAATGTGATGCCATGAGCAACTGA
- a CDS encoding 5'-methylthioadenosine/adenosylhomocysteine nucleosidase: protein MFGILSALGQEQGDLLARLVPSAPPRRIAQRDFHVGILDGMPCTLVQSRIGKVAAATTATLLIREFGVTHILFVGLAGGLAPALKVGDVVVATALIQHDLNAHPLFPKHEVPLLGRARFPTDTGLSALLAAHARQFLQDAAANLAARLSCTPSVHQGLVATGDQFIQSQATAQALQAELPDALCVEMEGAAVAQVCHEMDIPLAVLRVISDTAQDSAGMDFPAFLNGVAGVYANEIPTRVLRALAAKDMANAGEGKA, encoded by the coding sequence ATGTTCGGAATTCTGTCGGCGCTTGGCCAGGAACAGGGAGACCTGCTCGCTCGCCTGGTGCCAAGCGCCCCGCCCCGCAGGATTGCGCAACGAGACTTTCACGTCGGCATCCTGGACGGCATGCCCTGCACCCTCGTGCAGTCACGGATCGGCAAGGTCGCGGCGGCAACCACGGCTACCCTGCTCATCCGTGAGTTTGGCGTCACGCACATCCTGTTCGTCGGCCTGGCCGGCGGGCTGGCGCCCGCATTGAAGGTGGGCGACGTCGTGGTCGCCACGGCACTCATCCAGCACGACCTGAATGCGCACCCCCTATTCCCCAAGCATGAGGTGCCGCTGCTGGGGCGCGCCCGCTTTCCCACCGACACCGGCTTGAGCGCGCTGCTGGCGGCGCATGCCCGGCAATTCCTGCAGGACGCCGCCGCGAACCTGGCCGCCAGGCTTTCCTGCACGCCATCCGTCCACCAGGGACTGGTCGCCACCGGCGACCAGTTCATCCAAAGCCAGGCCACCGCCCAGGCCTTGCAGGCCGAGCTGCCTGATGCGCTGTGCGTCGAGATGGAAGGCGCCGCCGTCGCCCAGGTCTGCCATGAAATGGACATCCCGCTGGCGGTGCTTCGCGTGATCTCGGACACGGCGCAGGACAGCGCCGGCATGGATTTTCCAGCGTTCCTGAATGGCGTGGCGGGCGTTTATGCCAATGAGATCCCGACGCGGGTGCTTCGAGCGTTGGCGGCCAAGGACATGGCGAACGCTGGCGAAGGGAAGGCGTAA
- the mdcG gene encoding malonate decarboxylase holo-[acyl-carrier-protein] synthase, translated as MMPAASGPLVVARHDLVWLDAGAREALTTPLRAVGNEGDADALATWLIHGRPFVVSRQPDGWRGGVDAVGPSSDWLAAGVPLPPAEGRRRLGARLSWADVRAHRAPLSLYELAESPLLPPGRSVALDRLARALETLSVTPRVFGSAAMQALTGMAYLRPDSDLDLLWRPVDAAQCLAVTEVLLRWQEEEGWPVDGEMLFGEDDAVSWREWQRAASGSDGQVLVKSLRSARLVSRAALMEQVTA; from the coding sequence ATGATGCCGGCGGCGTCCGGTCCGCTGGTCGTGGCGCGCCATGACCTGGTCTGGCTGGATGCCGGCGCGCGCGAGGCGTTGACGACGCCTTTGCGCGCCGTGGGCAATGAGGGCGATGCCGACGCCCTGGCAACCTGGCTGATCCATGGGCGGCCGTTCGTCGTCAGCCGCCAGCCCGACGGCTGGCGCGGTGGCGTCGATGCCGTGGGGCCGTCGTCGGATTGGTTGGCTGCGGGCGTTCCCTTGCCCCCCGCCGAAGGCAGGCGCCGCCTGGGTGCGCGCCTGTCCTGGGCAGACGTGAGGGCGCATCGCGCGCCGCTCTCCCTGTATGAACTGGCCGAGTCGCCATTGCTGCCGCCGGGGCGCAGCGTGGCACTGGACCGCCTGGCGCGCGCGCTGGAAACCCTGTCGGTGACACCTCGCGTGTTCGGATCCGCGGCCATGCAGGCGCTGACCGGCATGGCCTACCTGCGTCCCGATTCCGACCTGGACCTGCTGTGGCGTCCCGTGGATGCCGCGCAATGCCTGGCCGTGACGGAAGTCCTGCTGCGCTGGCAGGAGGAAGAGGGCTGGCCCGTGGATGGCGAGATGCTGTTCGGCGAGGACGACGCGGTGTCGTGGCGCGAATGGCAGCGCGCGGCGTCCGGGAGCGATGGCCAGGTGCTGGTGAAGTCGCTGCGCAGCGCCCGGCTGGTTTCCCGCGCAGCCTTGATGGAACAGGTGACGGCATGA
- a CDS encoding biotin-independent malonate decarboxylase subunit gamma — translation MEWKNVADRLFPQGHDIVQQGDLLAGSGQRPGQVFAVVGTTGHAEVGADLALAMAAAVLDTVARHPGRPILFLIDTQGQRLRHRDEMLGLNRYMSHLGKCVEIARQRGHRVVGLVYDQALSGGFIPNAMMADLCAALPEAEIRVMNLPAMARVTRIAESRLRELSQTSPVFAPGAMNFVSMGAVDALWDGDLGAALDDATARAQAKDPRAAAGLVRGGRKLAEPVIRRVADGA, via the coding sequence ATGGAATGGAAGAACGTCGCGGATCGGCTGTTCCCGCAAGGCCACGACATCGTCCAGCAGGGCGACCTGCTGGCCGGCAGCGGCCAGCGGCCCGGCCAGGTGTTCGCGGTGGTGGGCACCACCGGGCACGCCGAAGTGGGCGCGGACCTGGCGCTGGCCATGGCGGCCGCGGTGCTGGACACGGTTGCCCGGCATCCGGGCCGGCCGATCCTGTTCCTGATCGACACCCAGGGGCAGCGCCTGCGCCATCGTGATGAGATGCTGGGCTTGAACCGCTATATGTCGCACCTGGGCAAGTGCGTGGAAATCGCCCGCCAGCGCGGACATCGCGTGGTGGGCCTGGTCTATGACCAGGCGCTGTCGGGGGGCTTCATTCCCAACGCCATGATGGCGGACCTGTGCGCGGCGCTGCCCGAGGCAGAGATCCGCGTCATGAACCTGCCGGCCATGGCGCGCGTCACGCGCATCGCCGAAAGCCGCCTGCGCGAGCTCAGCCAGACCTCGCCCGTCTTCGCGCCCGGCGCCATGAACTTCGTGAGCATGGGGGCGGTGGACGCGCTGTGGGACGGCGACCTGGGCGCGGCGCTGGATGACGCCACCGCACGCGCACAAGCCAAGGACCCGCGCGCGGCGGCAGGCCTGGTGCGTGGCGGGCGCAAGCTGGCCGAACCGGTGATCCGGCGCGTGGCGGACGGGGCATGA
- the mdcA gene encoding malonate decarboxylase subunit alpha has product MTPDAAKQWDTSTRSRQARLARARQAVGARLRDKQVQPEDIGALLSAVIEPGDRVCLEGNNQKQADFLAAALAALDPAQVHDLHMVQSVLALPEHLDIFERGIAARLDFSFSGPQAQRLAKLVDARRIQIGAIHTYLELFSRYFVDLTPRVSLVCAQAADAQGNLYTGPNTEDTPAIVEATAFRRGIVIAQVNEIVDTVPRVDIPADWVDFVVQSPRPHFIEPLFTRDPALISEIQVLMAMMAIKGIYAEYGVQRLNHGIGFDTAAIELLLPTYAASLGLKGKICRHWALNPHPALIPAIEAGFVESVHSFGSELGMESYVAARSDVFFTGADGSMRSNRAFCQAAGHYACDLFIGSTLQIDLQGNSSTATRGRIAGFGGASNMGADARGRRHASPAWLRAGQEAQAGGAGAMPRGRKLVVQMVETFREHMAPAFVETLDAWGLAEDMGMELPPVMIYGDDVTHILTEEGIANLLLCRTAEEREQAIRGVAGYTPVGLARDRRMVENLRDRGVIRRPADLGIDPRLATRDLLAARTVKDLVRASGGRYQPPRRFRNW; this is encoded by the coding sequence ATGACGCCCGATGCGGCCAAGCAATGGGATACGTCGACACGCAGCCGGCAGGCCCGGTTGGCGCGCGCGCGGCAAGCCGTGGGCGCGCGCCTGCGGGACAAGCAGGTGCAGCCCGAGGACATCGGCGCGCTGTTGTCGGCGGTGATCGAACCAGGCGACCGTGTGTGCCTGGAGGGCAACAACCAGAAGCAGGCCGATTTCCTGGCCGCCGCGCTGGCGGCGCTGGACCCGGCCCAGGTGCATGACCTGCACATGGTGCAATCGGTGCTGGCGCTGCCCGAGCACCTGGACATCTTCGAGCGTGGCATCGCCGCGCGGCTGGACTTCTCGTTCTCCGGCCCGCAGGCGCAGCGCCTGGCCAAGCTGGTGGACGCGCGGCGCATCCAGATCGGCGCCATCCATACCTACCTGGAACTGTTCTCGCGCTATTTCGTGGATCTCACGCCGCGCGTGAGCCTGGTGTGCGCGCAGGCGGCGGACGCCCAGGGCAATCTCTATACCGGCCCCAATACCGAGGACACGCCTGCCATCGTCGAGGCCACGGCCTTCCGGCGCGGCATCGTGATCGCCCAGGTCAACGAAATCGTGGACACCGTGCCGCGCGTGGACATTCCCGCCGACTGGGTCGATTTCGTCGTCCAGAGCCCGCGTCCGCATTTCATCGAGCCGCTGTTCACGCGCGATCCCGCCCTGATCTCGGAGATCCAGGTGCTGATGGCCATGATGGCCATCAAGGGCATCTACGCCGAATATGGCGTGCAGCGCCTGAACCACGGCATCGGTTTCGATACGGCCGCCATCGAACTGCTGTTGCCGACCTACGCCGCTTCGCTGGGCCTGAAAGGCAAGATCTGCCGCCACTGGGCGCTGAATCCGCATCCCGCGCTGATCCCGGCCATCGAGGCGGGCTTCGTCGAATCGGTGCATTCCTTCGGCTCGGAACTGGGCATGGAGTCCTATGTCGCCGCCCGGTCGGACGTCTTCTTCACCGGTGCCGACGGCAGCATGCGCAGCAACCGCGCCTTCTGCCAGGCGGCCGGCCACTACGCCTGCGACCTCTTCATCGGCTCGACCCTGCAGATCGACCTGCAGGGCAACAGCTCCACCGCCACGCGCGGGCGCATCGCCGGTTTCGGCGGTGCGTCGAACATGGGCGCCGACGCCCGTGGCCGCCGCCATGCCAGCCCGGCCTGGCTTCGCGCCGGCCAGGAAGCGCAGGCGGGCGGCGCGGGCGCCATGCCGCGCGGACGCAAGCTGGTCGTGCAGATGGTGGAAACCTTCCGCGAGCACATGGCCCCGGCTTTCGTCGAGACGCTGGATGCCTGGGGACTGGCCGAGGACATGGGCATGGAATTGCCGCCGGTCATGATCTACGGCGACGACGTCACGCACATCCTGACCGAGGAGGGCATTGCCAACCTGCTGCTGTGCCGCACGGCCGAAGAGCGTGAGCAGGCCATCCGTGGCGTGGCGGGCTACACGCCGGTGGGCCTGGCGCGCGACAGGCGCATGGTCGAAAACCTGCGCGACCGCGGCGTCATCCGTCGCCCGGCCGACCTGGGCATCGATCCGCGCCTGGCCACGCGGGACCTGCTGGCCGCGCGCACGGTCAAGGATCTGGTTCGCGCGTCGGGCGGGCGCTACCAGCCGCCGCGCCGCTTTCGCAATTGGTAA
- the mdcC gene encoding malonate decarboxylase acyl carrier protein, translating to MEQLHYRHEGGKPLAAAGAQLVGVVASGNLEVLVESAQLAGACEVDITTAATGFGRIWEAVIQDFFTRHPLGDVRVSINDNGATPAIVSLRLDQAVEAYRAATGAKP from the coding sequence ATGGAACAACTGCATTACCGCCATGAAGGCGGCAAGCCCTTGGCCGCCGCGGGCGCCCAACTGGTGGGCGTGGTGGCCTCCGGCAACCTGGAAGTGCTGGTGGAATCGGCGCAACTGGCCGGTGCCTGCGAGGTCGACATCACGACCGCCGCCACCGGTTTCGGCCGTATCTGGGAGGCCGTCATCCAGGATTTCTTCACGCGTCACCCGCTCGGCGACGTGCGCGTATCGATCAACGACAACGGCGCGACGCCGGCCATCGTCAGCCTGCGGCTGGACCAGGCCGTCGAGGCCTATCGCGCCGCCACCGGAGCCAAGCCATGA
- the mdcB gene encoding triphosphoribosyl-dephospho-CoA synthase MdcB, which yields MTAPDAADLARLAARLALRALHDELSLYPKPGLVSPRDAGSHEDMDAGTFLRSLFALRHYYARIAAAGWHDADFPVLRDLGIAAETRMLRATGGVNTHRGAIFALGLLAAAGASLWRRGVPPDDAAWRAEVPRRWGRGLRLAGAAAGTPSHGMQVAMRYRASGARGEALAGFPAVFDLALPALRQARSGGADWQATRLHAFFTLLAEVEDTNLLYRGGQAGLEWMRGEARAFLADGSVFSPGWFARAQAVHRQACARRLSPGGSADMLAAACFVFGWQAHMEAA from the coding sequence GTGACGGCTCCCGACGCGGCCGACCTGGCGCGCCTGGCAGCCCGGCTGGCCTTGCGCGCCTTGCACGACGAACTGTCGCTGTATCCCAAGCCCGGGCTGGTCAGCCCGCGCGATGCCGGCAGTCATGAAGACATGGATGCCGGCACCTTCCTGCGCAGCCTGTTCGCGCTGCGCCACTATTACGCGCGGATTGCGGCTGCCGGTTGGCATGACGCCGACTTTCCGGTCCTGCGGGACCTGGGCATTGCCGCCGAAACGCGCATGTTGCGGGCCACGGGCGGTGTGAACACGCATCGCGGCGCCATCTTCGCGCTGGGCTTGCTGGCTGCGGCGGGGGCCAGCCTGTGGCGCCGCGGCGTGCCGCCGGACGATGCGGCCTGGCGCGCGGAAGTGCCCCGGCGCTGGGGGCGCGGCTTGCGGTTGGCCGGTGCCGCCGCGGGCACGCCGTCGCACGGCATGCAGGTGGCCATGCGTTATCGCGCCAGCGGCGCGCGCGGCGAAGCGCTGGCGGGTTTTCCCGCCGTTTTCGACCTGGCCCTGCCCGCGCTGCGGCAGGCCCGGTCCGGTGGCGCCGACTGGCAGGCCACGCGCCTGCATGCGTTCTTCACCTTGCTGGCCGAGGTGGAGGACACCAACCTTCTTTATCGTGGCGGGCAGGCAGGCCTGGAATGGATGCGTGGCGAGGCCCGGGCGTTCCTGGCCGACGGCAGCGTGTTCTCGCCTGGCTGGTTCGCGCGCGCCCAGGCCGTGCACCGGCAGGCGTGCGCGCGCCGCCTGTCGCCTGGCGGCAGCGCCGATATGCTGGCGGCGGCCTGTTTCGTATTCGGCTGGCAGGCCCACATGGAGGCGGCATGA
- a CDS encoding response regulator encodes MSETTPLRVLLVDDNDLAAELLAEFVGIVGHQVHVAGTATEGLALATEHAPQVAIVDIILPDMDGYQLAKRLRAQFGANLLILALSGLPRNADHADDAVFDGWLEKPVDLAALESRLQQAAAERAS; translated from the coding sequence ATGAGCGAGACAACCCCCCTGCGCGTCCTGCTGGTCGACGACAACGACCTTGCAGCAGAACTGCTGGCCGAGTTCGTCGGCATCGTGGGGCACCAGGTCCATGTGGCCGGCACCGCCACCGAAGGCCTCGCGCTTGCCACCGAACATGCGCCGCAAGTCGCCATCGTCGACATCATCCTGCCCGATATGGACGGTTACCAACTGGCCAAACGGTTGCGTGCGCAATTCGGCGCCAACCTGCTCATCCTGGCGCTGAGCGGCCTGCCGCGCAACGCCGACCACGCCGACGATGCCGTCTTCGATGGCTGGCTGGAAAAACCCGTCGATCTGGCGGCCCTGGAATCTCGCCTGCAACAGGCAGCCGCGGAGCGCGCATCATGA
- a CDS encoding histone H1-like repetitive region-containing protein produces the protein MATTAKKAVKKTTAPAAAKKPVAAKAPAKKAVKAPATKPVAAKKATAKKAVVKKAAVKAPAKKAVAAKPAAKKAVVKKVAAKKAAAPKKAVAKKAAAKPVVKKAVAAKPAAKKAVAKKAVAAKPAAKKAGAKKAVATKKQVVKKAAAAKKPAATKAVAKKPVARKAAVKPAAKKVAKPAAKPAAKKAAAKKPAAKKAAAKKPAAAKKVVAKAPAKKAVAKKAAVKAPAAVKKTLSSKTAAKKAPAAKKAVAKKSTAAKPAAAVKKAAAKPVAPAKKAVAKKAPAAKKAPAAVKAPAAVKAPAAKKAAPARKKASLPPAPKGKPAVDTETHRLPVAEAVRQAAEAVKQAREQTAAVTAHTGVPFGSANQSVQADNASDAQSAADAAARAAVQDSHAQTAQALDNVATHRNLARGDQNKRGN, from the coding sequence ATGGCCACGACCGCAAAGAAAGCAGTGAAGAAGACGACCGCGCCCGCGGCCGCCAAGAAGCCGGTGGCCGCCAAGGCCCCCGCCAAGAAAGCCGTGAAGGCCCCCGCCACCAAGCCCGTGGCCGCCAAGAAGGCAACGGCGAAGAAGGCTGTGGTGAAGAAGGCTGCCGTGAAGGCGCCGGCCAAGAAGGCTGTCGCCGCCAAGCCCGCCGCAAAGAAGGCCGTGGTGAAGAAGGTTGCCGCCAAGAAAGCGGCAGCGCCCAAGAAAGCCGTCGCCAAGAAGGCTGCCGCCAAGCCCGTCGTGAAGAAGGCCGTTGCCGCCAAGCCGGCCGCCAAGAAGGCTGTCGCGAAGAAGGCCGTTGCCGCCAAGCCCGCCGCCAAGAAGGCTGGCGCGAAAAAGGCTGTCGCCACCAAGAAGCAGGTGGTGAAGAAGGCTGCCGCCGCCAAGAAACCCGCTGCCACCAAGGCTGTGGCGAAGAAGCCGGTTGCCAGGAAGGCAGCGGTGAAGCCCGCCGCGAAGAAGGTGGCCAAGCCGGCTGCGAAGCCTGCTGCGAAAAAGGCTGCCGCCAAGAAGCCCGCTGCGAAAAAGGCTGCCGCCAAGAAGCCCGCCGCCGCCAAGAAGGTCGTCGCCAAGGCCCCGGCCAAGAAAGCCGTTGCCAAGAAGGCTGCCGTGAAGGCGCCTGCTGCCGTCAAGAAGACGCTGTCGAGCAAGACGGCTGCCAAGAAGGCGCCCGCCGCCAAGAAGGCTGTCGCCAAGAAGTCCACCGCCGCCAAGCCCGCCGCTGCGGTGAAGAAGGCTGCCGCCAAGCCCGTCGCGCCCGCCAAGAAGGCTGTCGCGAAGAAGGCGCCCGCCGCCAAGAAAGCGCCGGCTGCCGTGAAAGCGCCCGCTGCCGTGAAAGCGCCCGCTGCCAAGAAGGCTGCGCCGGCCCGCAAGAAGGCCAGCCTGCCGCCCGCGCCCAAGGGCAAGCCCGCCGTCGACACCGAGACGCATCGCCTGCCGGTCGCCGAAGCCGTTCGCCAAGCCGCCGAAGCCGTCAAGCAAGCGCGCGAACAGACCGCTGCCGTGACCGCCCACACTGGCGTGCCTTTCGGCTCGGCCAACCAGTCGGTCCAGGCTGACAACGCCAGCGACGCCCAGTCGGCCGCCGACGCCGCTGCCCGCGCCGCCGTGCAAGACAGCCACGCCCAGACCGCCCAGGCGTTGGACAACGTTGCGACGCACCGCAACCTGGCGCGCGGCGACCAGAACAAGCGCGGCAACTGA
- a CDS encoding sensor domain-containing diguanylate cyclase, translating into MFQIDLQRLILWLCLLSVVVALGNALYASYLVQREVLLRNTLEANRMYASKLAQVTNNLLLDAQHLLSYSTESLDGQLVAGPRLEAEADRLQQQSQHFDSVVFMRFDGMVLATSPSSIGLAGKLLESDVSRYIRKLQLPYISEPFKGSTGRWLISLSYPIFDDDDRYLGAVIGSIYLHERNVLSRLLGQHYYRDGSHLFVVDGKGIVLYHPDRRRIGLPAGNDTIIRSAMSGQEGDGQLRGADGVDMLAGYAWVNTANWGVVAQRPTATTLARLDELLWVTVRNALPLLLLLLPGIWWMSKLIAQPLRRLASIARKMDDGTSAEEIKQVPSWYFEAHQLKRALQAGLDSVHRIMQGLRRENATDPLTGLTNRRGLTTVLREYLHNDSRYAVLALDIDHFKQVNDTHGHDVGDTLLVHLAGILQQNSREADLACRSGGEEFVMVLLHATLAEAQVAAQRLHDQLRLQPNPIGQPITISIGIAHYPETTSRPEDLLKQADLALYAAKRGGRNRTCLAEPDNKDLPADRPEA; encoded by the coding sequence TTGTTCCAGATAGATCTTCAGCGCCTGATCCTGTGGTTGTGCCTGCTCTCGGTGGTGGTTGCGCTGGGCAATGCCCTCTATGCCAGCTACCTGGTTCAGCGCGAAGTGCTGTTGCGCAACACGCTGGAGGCAAACCGGATGTACGCCTCCAAGCTGGCCCAGGTCACCAACAACCTGCTGCTGGACGCCCAGCACCTGCTTTCCTACAGCACCGAGTCCCTGGATGGCCAGCTGGTTGCCGGCCCTCGCCTGGAGGCCGAAGCCGACCGCCTGCAACAGCAAAGCCAGCATTTCGACTCGGTCGTGTTCATGCGCTTCGACGGCATGGTGCTGGCCACCTCGCCATCCTCCATCGGCCTGGCGGGCAAGCTGCTGGAGTCCGATGTGTCCAGGTACATCCGCAAACTCCAGCTGCCCTATATCAGCGAGCCCTTCAAGGGCTCCACCGGCAGGTGGCTCATCAGCCTGTCCTACCCCATCTTCGATGACGACGACCGGTATCTGGGCGCCGTCATCGGCAGCATCTACCTGCACGAACGCAACGTGCTTTCTCGCCTGCTGGGCCAGCACTATTACCGCGACGGCTCGCACCTCTTCGTGGTCGATGGCAAGGGCATCGTGCTGTACCACCCCGACCGCCGCCGCATCGGCCTGCCTGCCGGCAACGACACCATCATCCGTTCAGCCATGAGCGGCCAGGAAGGCGACGGCCAGTTGCGCGGCGCCGATGGCGTGGACATGCTGGCGGGCTACGCCTGGGTGAACACGGCGAACTGGGGCGTGGTGGCGCAACGCCCCACGGCCACCACGCTGGCACGGCTGGATGAACTCCTCTGGGTCACGGTGCGCAATGCGCTGCCGCTGCTGCTCCTGCTGCTGCCGGGAATCTGGTGGATGTCCAAGCTGATCGCGCAGCCGCTCAGGCGGCTGGCCAGCATTGCTCGCAAAATGGACGACGGCACGTCGGCGGAAGAAATCAAGCAGGTGCCGTCGTGGTACTTCGAAGCGCATCAACTGAAGCGCGCACTGCAGGCGGGCCTGGATTCCGTGCATCGCATCATGCAGGGCCTGCGCCGGGAAAATGCCACCGATCCGCTCACGGGCCTGACCAATCGGCGCGGCCTGACCACCGTGCTGCGCGAATACCTGCACAACGACAGCCGCTACGCCGTGCTGGCGCTGGACATCGATCACTTCAAGCAGGTGAACGACACCCATGGCCACGACGTTGGAGACACGCTGCTGGTGCACCTGGCGGGGATCCTGCAGCAGAACTCCCGCGAGGCCGACCTAGCCTGCCGCAGCGGCGGCGAGGAGTTCGTGATGGTGCTGCTGCATGCCACGCTGGCCGAAGCCCAGGTGGCCGCGCAACGCCTGCATGATCAATTGAGATTGCAGCCCAATCCCATCGGGCAGCCCATCACCATTTCCATCGGCATCGCGCATTACCCCGAGACGACCTCGCGCCCCGAGGACCTGCTCAAGCAGGCGGACCTGGCGCTTTACGCGGCCAAGCGCGGCGGACGGAACCGGACCTGCCTGGCTGAGCCGGACAACAAGGACTTGCCGGCGGACCGGCCCGAAGCCTGA
- a CDS encoding biotin-independent malonate decarboxylase subunit beta has product MRGASYYESSARARIAAVLDAGSFTEILPPAERVVSPHLGVLDQPQAFDDGVVVGQGRLHGKPVLVVAQEGDFMGGAVGEVHGAKIVGLLQRAQARQQAGEPQAVVLLLETGGVRLQEANAGLIAVSEIMRAILSARADGVKVVAAIGGQYGCFGGMGIAVSGVDAIVMSEEARLGLSGPEVIETARGVEEFDARDRARVWRTVGGKHRYLLGDCDRLVEDDVLRFREALADLLAEDTPFTLEAVQREHALLADRLARFGKAGDSLEIWAALGWDDPQAVPMTETADFVAQARTRRALPPQEN; this is encoded by the coding sequence ATGAGGGGCGCCAGCTATTACGAGTCCTCGGCCCGGGCGCGCATTGCCGCGGTGCTGGATGCCGGCAGCTTCACCGAGATCCTGCCGCCCGCCGAGCGCGTGGTCAGTCCGCACCTGGGCGTGCTGGACCAGCCGCAAGCCTTCGATGACGGCGTGGTGGTGGGCCAGGGACGGCTGCACGGCAAGCCGGTGCTGGTGGTCGCCCAAGAAGGCGACTTCATGGGCGGGGCGGTGGGCGAGGTGCATGGCGCCAAGATCGTCGGCCTGTTGCAGCGTGCCCAGGCCCGGCAACAGGCGGGCGAGCCGCAAGCCGTGGTGCTGCTGCTGGAGACCGGCGGCGTGCGGTTGCAGGAGGCCAATGCCGGCCTCATCGCCGTGTCGGAGATCATGCGCGCCATCCTGTCGGCGCGCGCCGACGGGGTGAAGGTCGTGGCCGCCATCGGCGGCCAATACGGCTGCTTCGGCGGCATGGGCATCGCGGTCAGCGGCGTGGACGCCATCGTGATGAGCGAAGAGGCCCGTCTTGGCCTGTCCGGTCCCGAGGTCATCGAGACCGCGCGTGGCGTCGAGGAGTTCGACGCGCGCGACCGGGCGCGCGTCTGGCGCACGGTGGGCGGCAAGCATCGCTATCTGCTGGGCGACTGCGACCGCCTGGTCGAGGATGACGTGCTGCGCTTTCGCGAGGCCCTGGCCGACCTGCTGGCCGAGGACACGCCTTTCACGCTGGAGGCCGTGCAGCGCGAACACGCCTTGCTGGCCGACCGCCTGGCCCGTTTCGGCAAGGCCGGCGATTCGCTGGAGATCTGGGCCGCGCTGGGCTGGGACGACCCGCAAGCCGTGCCGATGACCGAGACCGCCGATTTCGTCGCGCAGGCGCGCACCCGCCGCGCGCTGCCCCCGCAGGAGAACTGA